The Thermocladium sp. ECH_B genomic interval GGTCTAGAGGGTTACGCCCCTATGGGCGCTACTCGGTCTCCGCGTCGCGGGTCCTCCTCCCGGTATTGCGGGGGAAGTCGGTTCCCACCCCCATTCTCTAAAAATTGACCGGGGGAGGACATTAAAGGGAAATAATCCTCCTTTTCAAGCTTTTACCCCCTAAAGGACGAGTTTGCCGTTCGTTTTATCATTTTCCGTTTTCTCGGGAATGCTTAAATAATAGATAGAGGTTAATTACTTATGTTCCAGAAAATAGTGGTGGCTTATGATGGTTCGCCCCACTCGAAGAGGGCGCTTGATATGGCTATAGACATTGCCAAGAAATATGGTTCGCGCCTCTACATAATTGAGGTCGTGGATCCAGCCGCCTTAATAGGGCTAGGCGTTAGTCCTGTTCCTCAGACGGTGCTGGATCAATTATATCAGAAGGCTAAGGATGATATTGAGGAGGCACGCAAAAGAGCCGCTGGCCTAGAGACCGAGGGGCAAGTATTGGAGGGTGATCCTGCCACCAGCATATTGGAGTTCGTCGATAAGGTGAAGGCCGACTTATTGGTGTCAGGCAGCAGGGGATTATCCACCCTAAAGCGATTATTCCTTGGCAGCGTCTCCTCGAGGCTAGTCAGCGAAGCACGGATACCGGTCCTCGTAGTTAAATAGATAATGATTTTAGAGACATGTTGGTTCCGCTAGGCGATTTAATGAAAGGAAAGCCCCGCTGCCCACGTGGTGACGGCCTCAGTGAAGCCTTAATTAATGGCGGCATTCTAAAGTTGTCTCCTCAATTAAATGGGATTGAAGAACTACAAGCCTTGCCCCGCAATGCGGGAAGAGGGGCTAGATATCCACAACGAATTGTATCCTATATTCATTATCCTTCTCTATCTTCATTAAGTGATACGTGATTGCCTTAACTATTGTTCCCCTGAATCCATGTTTTGCCGGGTCATAGTTCTCCCCCTTAAATTCGGCCTTTAAGCTAATGGTTCTCTCATCAACGTCGATATCGATATCATTGCCTATTGCCATTTTTGCCCCATCGAATTGGTAAATTACTTCATCTATCCAATTAAATAATAATTGCTCTAGGTCAATTCCACTCAATTCCACTCTATGCGAGTACGCGGTCCTTACCTTGGAGGTATCATACATTAGGTTAAGAACGCCAAGAGCCGCGTTCTTGAATGCCTCGCCCAGGCTTTTCCCCCTTGCTATTATCATTATATCCGCAGTGTGATCAGCGTACTCAAATGGTGGTTCAATCATCATGCTCTACATTATGGTCATCAATATAAAGGTTTTCGCCCATTATAGGTTTTCAATCATTAGCCATCAATTCTGAGGCCGGATTAGTGCTGTTTTTAAAGGAAATATTTATAACTTTTCACGTTTTTATCTCTATCATGGCCGTTAGGGACATTTTGCAGCAGGGAGTAATAGGGTCGCCAGGCATTTTAGGCATATATTTATCCACCACTGATGGTTTAATAAAGGAGTATGTCAGCATGGAGCAAGTTGATCCCGATAAGGTGTCGGCGGTTTCGGCTCCATTAGCCATAGTTTCAGAGAATGCCTCTAAGCTCTTCTTCAAGGGCAACTTCGATTACTCAATAGTATATAGCTCCCCGGGCCTCATCGTTGTGGCTAAGATAGATGAAAACAATATATTGACAATAGTATCCAAGGAGCAACAGGTAGGTTTAATCTTAACATTATTGGATGACATGATAAAGAAGCTCCGCGTGGAGATAATTAATCGGTGAACGCCTAATTCCCATGGGGAATCCCCCATCGGGATTTCCTGAGCTTCGAGGGCCTTCCTCCCCCGCTCACAGTGGAGGCATTGGACGCGTTGCTCCATTGAATTGCAGCGGATCCATTCCCTACAGTTATTGGCCTCACTAATATTGATCCGATTAACTGGCCTCCCCAAAGGGGCGAGCTCAATTCTCTCCAGAGACCCTCTCCATAAGGGCCGGGGTAGTTTACTCTATGGGAGCTGTTTATTGTGGGGCAAGCAAAGAATAACTTTAAAGCTAATGCTGTTCAAGCGTTTCGATGAGCAGCATAGATGTGTCTCGTGGAGGGCTCGTGCTTGCCTTCATATTGATAATTACTTTATCCATTTTCATATATGGCTTCTGGCAATTGGTGACCCCAACCGGTTACCCCACTTCACTTGTTCAGAGCCAATGCACTTCATCTTATGTGGGCTTGGTTCTAGTAACAATGGCTATGATGGCCGTGGGCGCGTATGCGATAATTGATTATAAGAGGCGGGGCTCCGTTGGGGATTATGTATTAGCCGCCTTCATAGTGATGTTGATAATATATATAGTATTTGTTTACTTCAGCTACCAAGCTACGCCGGGTTATTGCTAAGGTACTCCACTCATTTAAATGCCATGCTGATAAGTGCCCCATGGCTTACATTTTTTATCTTCGATAAGGGTCTACAAGCCCCTTCATGGGCGGGGAGAAGATGGGCGGCGGAGGGTTGGAAGTAAGTTCCTATATCTTTATAAGTCCGCATCTAGGCTGGGGCTTGTGGTTCAATGGAGGAGGAGTTGAGGTATAAATTGAAATATACATATGGAGAAGACTTCGGCACGGGTTACTTTAAGTACGGCCCAATAAGTTTAGGCGAGGCTCCCCGCATAATTCAGAGCCGTGGGCTCATACTTAGGGACCTCCCGGAAAGCGTGAAAATGCTCATACCGCCGGAGGTGGTGAAGAGGGGCATAGTGGTTGGGGACGATGTATCGCGGTACCTCAGCTCCACGCGGGATATGATGAGGAACTTAAGGTACCCGCTTCATGATGGCATAATAAAGAAGGAAGATGAGGATTCCTGGCGAGTGGTGAAGGAATTAACCCGATTTGGATTATCAAGTTTCTATGAACAAGCAGTTAATAGCGGGGACTTCAGGGGCTTCCTCGTCGTCATGTCGTTATCCGCTCTTTCCCCGGACTACATGAGGGAGAGATTCATCGATATCCACATGGAGATAAATCAGGAGTATCAAGGCAAGATGATACGTGCATTGACTGCCATTGATCAGCCCTTCGCTGTAGCCATATCGGAGAAGGCGGTTACATGCATGGTTGTGGAGGCCGGTCACGGCAATATTCAAGTCGTTCCAATAAGTTATGGCCCCATAAGGGATGGAATAGTGGCATTAAATAGGGGAGGCGCCGAGACTAATGCAATTACGAGAGAGATACTCAAGGATGCGGGCTATAGTGACTTGGCCAAGGATGAGTACGTGGTTGAGATGGTTAAGCGAGAGGCTGGATTAGTGCCTAAGGACTTGGGGACAGCCATAAGGAGCGCGCGGGAGGATCCGAAGAGGTTCTCAATAAAGATTAAGGTCAATCCATTGGTCACTGTTGAATTAAGCGAATCAGCGTGGACCCGTTTCCTGATAGGGGAGGTCTTATTTGACCCGACGCATGACGAGTTCAAGAGCTATGTTCAACAAGGACGCTTCTCCATTGAGGACGTCACCATGGGGGACATGGTTTTTTATGGGGAAATGAATATGGCTGACGCCATCATAAGCAGCGTCAGGAAAACCCCCGTCGAGGTTCAGGATAAGATAGTGAGCAACATAATTCTAAGCGGGGGCGCGTTTAATTGGAGGGCGCCTCCCGCCCTCAGTGATGTGGCGGTTAATAGCGTGGATAAGGTTAGGATAATGATAGGCGATAAGGTGCCTGACCTGCTGAATAGGCTTAATATAAGGATGGTTAAGGATCCCCAGTACAGTGTTTGGAAGGGCGCAATAGTTTATGGCTACGCCTTGCCGCTCAGCGTTGAGTGGAATGATAAGGCTAAGGAGGGTTGGATAATCCCGAGATGACTCGGTCCCCCTTCCGCCTTGAGGGGTTGAGGCGTATCGTTAGTTTTATTGATTCCGCTTGGCTTGGCTGCCCACTGCTTCCTGCTCTATTCTCTCTAATGCGTGCTCGGTTCCCTGTTTGAAGTGGTTCTCGTTCCATGACTCGATTAATTTAAAGAGGGGCTTGAACTCTATGTCCCAATCACTGATCACTTCCCCATTGCTTACCTTTATCCTATGCGCTCCAGTGAATGGACCGCTCAGGTACTCCATGATCACTTTCTTATCGGCCTCGTTGATCATGATTCTCACTTTGCCCTTATTAAATGGGCCTGGAAACGCGAATTGCACGTCGGCATAGATCGTGTTTTCAGCCTTACCGGTAACCCTGAGTTTCTTGGTTCCATGCCAGTACTTGGGTATGCCCTCCACGTCACTGATTATTCTCCATAACTCTTCATCAGGTGCATTGATTCTCCTAGTTACTTGGAATTTCATTGCTGGACATGGTTTGATTTGATTAATAAATGTTGATTCTTTGATTTACGTGCTTGAACTAATTATTTAAATAATTATTTAAATATATCTTCGATGCGGCCCGGTGTTTAGAAATAACTTTATAAATGTCCAAATCAATGTAATGGCGTGGGCAAGCTCAAGCTCCTCCTCGTGTCGGATCTACATGGCTCCAACGCAGCATATATGAAGTTATCTAACGCACCGCAATTCTATGGCGTGAAGGACGTGATATTCGCCGGGGACCTCCTGGGCAAGGCATTGGTCCCAATAATAGATATGGGCGATCATTATGAGGCCAACGGCGAGAAGATAAAGAAGAGGAACATAGATGATGCAATAAAGAGGATCAGAAATGCCGGCCAGTACCCATTCATGACGAGCATGGATGAGTACGAGAAAATCAGAGAGGATTACTCATATATGGAGCGGCTATTCAAGGATATCGCCATTAAGGAGCTTGATAAGTCCCTCAACATCATTGAGGAGAGGTTCCGCAGGGCAGGCGCGAAGCTATACATAATGCCGGGGAATGATGATTACCCGGAGACGATTGATGTGTTAAACAAGCATAGATCCGATGTATTGATCCCAATAGAGGGGGAGGNTACTAATATTGGCGATTACTCAATAATTGGCCTGGGTTACTCCAATAAGACGCCGTGGAACACGCCGAGGGAAATGAGTGAGGATGAGTTGTGGCAATCACTGAATAAATTGATGAATGGCGTTGATGATGCTCGAAGAACAATTGTGGCGGTTCACGTGCCTCCAATCGATACATCAATAGATTTAGCTCCCCGCTTAACCAGCGATATGCGTCCA includes:
- a CDS encoding universal stress protein UspA — translated: MFQKIVVAYDGSPHSKRALDMAIDIAKKYGSRLYIIEVVDPAALIGLGVSPVPQTVLDQLYQKAKDDIEEARKRAAGLETEGQVLEGDPATSILEFVDKVKADLLVSGSRGLSTLKRLFLGSVSSRLVSEARIPVLVVK
- a CDS encoding archease; translation: MMIEPPFEYADHTADIMIIARGKSLGEAFKNAALGVLNLMYDTSKVRTAYSHRVELSGIDLEQLLFNWIDEVIYQFDGAKMAIGNDIDIDVDERTISLKAEFKGENYDPAKHGFRGTIVKAITYHLMKIEKDNEYRIQFVVDI
- a CDS encoding heat-shock protein Hsp70, with product MEEELRYKLKYTYGEDFGTGYFKYGPISLGEAPRIIQSRGLILRDLPESVKMLIPPEVVKRGIVVGDDVSRYLSSTRDMMRNLRYPLHDGIIKKEDEDSWRVVKELTRFGLSSFYEQAVNSGDFRGFLVVMSLSALSPDYMRERFIDIHMEINQEYQGKMIRALTAIDQPFAVAISEKAVTCMVVEAGHGNIQVVPISYGPIRDGIVALNRGGAETNAITREILKDAGYSDLAKDEYVVEMVKREAGLVPKDLGTAIRSAREDPKRFSIKIKVNPLVTVELSESAWTRFLIGEVLFDPTHDEFKSYVQQGRFSIEDVTMGDMVFYGEMNMADAIISSVRKTPVEVQDKIVSNIILSGGAFNWRAPPALSDVAVNSVDKVRIMIGDKVPDLLNRLNIRMVKDPQYSVWKGAIVYGYALPLSVEWNDKAKEGWIIPR